DNA from Aggregatimonas sangjinii:
GTTCCTAAATAGGTTCGTCAATCGTTCGCGTTCCCCACTAAAATCCTCAAGGTCGATTTGATTTCCTTTCTGCACCAGGGAGCTCTCTGAATGAAGTTCGTAAATCGAGTCTAATGCGGTGGAAGCGATCCGATGCATTACCGTGTCGATCATAAATGGCTTACCCAAGGTAAGTTTGTACTTGACCTCTGCCCGTTGTTTTTTGCTCAAGGAGTCTATTTCAAAATGGGTATTATTGTTGAAATAGCCTTTGCTCCGGTAATAGGCTCCCAAGCGCTCTACCGACCTTCTCGTTAATGAGGTATCGAGTATTGCGGGTGGCTCACCAATAGATTTTAAGGTTTCGCTCAGCCCTTTTACCAAGTAGGATTCGCCTAAACGGTCAGCCTGTTTTTGAGAGAGAATATTGGCCAGACGTTTCTCGCGCTTGGGTTTTCTGTGCAGCCATGCCTGATAGGATGAATCCGGATTTTTTTTCGCCCAATTGTAAATGTTCAATCGCACGGGATATCCGAGTACTTTGGTGTTTTCCTTCTGCAAGATCAAGGTCTCGATAGCTTCGTTCTTGATCTTGACACTATCTACTACGATAAGGTTTTTATGAATGAGAAGTTCGTCATTTTCAACCCGTTTAAGGGTGTTGCAAGAGGTGATTGCGACCGCTAATAATAATAGGCTTATTTTAGCGTAGAATTTTTTCGTTCGCAAAGGTCTCCACATAGAAATCAAAAATACATTAAAAACATCGATTTATATGGTTGTCAAAAACCAAATAAAGTTTATCAAAAGCTTACAACAAAAAAAGTACCGAAATCAAAACGGCATGTTCGTTGTTGAGGGAATAAAGTCCGTTCGGGAGTTTTTGAATTCGGACTATAAAGTAGAAAAAGTGTATGTGACCAAGCCCGATATTTTTAATATGGATGCGCCTGAAATGGAGTTGGTCTCGGCTGGAGAACTTGCCCAAATGAGCGGTTTGCACAGTCCGAATTCAGTACTCGGTGTATTCCATATACCGATTCCCAAAAAACTTGATGTCAATGATTGGATTTTGGTATTGGACGATGTTCGCGATCCTGGAAATTTGGGTACTATCATACGGCTGTGCGATTGGTTCGGTATCGAGCACTTGGTCTGTTCCGAACATACGGTAGACTGCTATAACCCAAAGGTGCTACAAGCGACCATGGGTTCCATCACGCGGGTCAACCTCGGGTATACCGATCTAACGCGTTTTTTGAGTACTATCGATTTACCCATCTTTGGAACATTTATGAACGGGGCATCTGTTTACACAAAAAAAATTCCTACTGCCGGTATCTTGATCATGGGCAACGAAGCCAACGGTATTTCAGCAACGGTGGAAAAGTTGGTAAACCATAAAATCAGTATACCCCAACCTGCCTCCCGAGCGGGAATGCATGAAAACCAAAACACCGAAAGTCTGAATGTGGCCACAGCAACCGCAATTTTCCTGAACGAAATCAGAAGAGAATAAGGAAGGTAGGGGATACGAAACCGTTTCTTTTAGGTCTTTACGATTCATTGGAATGCATGCGCTATTTCCACAGGATTAGTTATCCGAATTCTTTCAATTTGCATGATTTCGGATATGAAAATCCCTCAATCCCATAGCTTTAAGGAAACTTTTAAAATTGCGAGTTATGGAAAAGTCCAAGGTTTTCAAGTTAGCTGCGTGGGATTCGGCGTACCCTATTAGTTTAATCCTAATGATTATCGCTACCCTCCTGCAATCGTGTTCAAAAACGGAAGATTTTGAGCAGCTTACCTATAGTGGCCGTGTTTTAGTATACAACGGGCCGGAAATTGGTCAATACGAAGCGTTAAACACGGTATATCTCGAGCCTTTGGCCGATGAACAAGTATTTATCTTGTCCTGTGAGCCCTGGACGGGCGCGACCGGAGGTGGTTGTACTCCTAAAGGTAGCGTTGAAGAAACGGATAGGACGAACGACAAGGGTGAATTTTCAATTTCCTTTAGGGCGAACGTCAACTTTTCGTATTACCCACAAATCGATTATCGCAGCGAATATGTTGATAGGAGCGAGGGGTATTCCGATAGACCTTACAAAGAAATTATTCTAGTACCTCGTAGCCTGATTAAATGAAAGGTGGCTTATTTCACGGTCCCAAACGAAAATGGAATTAAAGGAACCCGAAAACGATAGCAGCAACTCAAATTGGTACCGCTGGGTACATATTTTTTAGACGCTATTCGAAGGTAAAGTTTACAAATAGTCCTCTGGTACGCAGTGCATTAATATTACCCGTCCAGGGACTATTCGGGTCGTTGTCCGGAATAATCTCATCGTTGATGGTAAATACGCCTCGTATGCTCGGGCTAAACTTGAAATATTCCAGATAGAAATCGATTCCGAATCCGATCTCGTAGTTATAGTTCCATTTTTTCATCCGAAACGTACCACTACTATTGTCGTCTAGATTATCTTCGTTGCTCCCCAAGTTCAAGGAAACCGAAGGTCCGGCAAGCAAAAATGGTTTAAAATTCCCAAAGCGTTTCGTACTTACTTTTACCAATAAGGGGAAATTGATATAGGTAGATTTGACCTCGCGTCTTATATTTTGGTCAGTGGCTTCCGCTCCTGTGAATCCCGGAAAGAACAGGGTTCTGGGATTGTAGAACAGACCCGGTTCGATACGAAGGTCGATGAACTCGTTAATACGCATTTCTCCAATAAGACCTACGTTGAATCCGATGCTCTTATCGACCAAGATATCCCTGCCTGTATTGTTTTCGTAATCGAATTTGAAATCGTACTGATTAAAACCTAAAAAATAGCCGTAATTCAGGAATCGCTTGTCTTTATTCTCGATATTGAGTACGGGGTCCTCATTAAACTGGGCTTGTGCGTTCGGCATCCAAAAAAGAAGTCCCAACAGCACAAAAATAGTGTTTCGCATAAGTTTATTTTGTAGCCACATAAATAGATGCTACCCCAAACGTCTGGGGCTTATCGTCTACCTCTATAAACCCGATTTTGCGTAAAATATTGTTGAATTCCTCACCATGTGGAAAAACGGCCGCCGATTCGCTCAAATAGGTGTATGCGGAGCGGTCTTTTGAAAATAACCGGCCAACCAGGGGCAGTATATATTTGCTATGCAATCGATAGCCCTGTCTGTAGGGTGTCTTGGTGGGGACCGAAGTCTCTAGAATGACAAGTGTTCCCGATTTGGAGAGCACACGGTAAATTTCGGCCAACCCCTTTTCAAGCGTCTCGAAATTACGCACCCCAAAGGCTACGGTAACTGCATCAAAACTATTGTCTTCGTAGGCGAGGTTTTCGCTATCGCCCACGACCATTTCGATAGTAGCGTTCAGCTTTTTTTCGGAAACTTTTTGTTTGCCCACTTCCAGCATTCCAGGGGAGATATCGAGGCCAACGATGCGTTTTGCCCCCGTTCTTGTCAAATTTATGGCCAAATCGCCCGTACCCGTAGCGATATCAAGAATGCTTTTAGGCTGTTTCTTTTTGAGGATGTTGACCACCCTATTACGCCATTTGATGTCGATTCCAAATGAGATTACGCGGTTTAGGCCGTCGTAATTCCTGCTGATGTTGTCGAACATCTTGGTTACCTGTTCTTTTTTTCCACCCTCTGAGGCACCATAGGGGGTAACTTTCTCGGCCATGTGAACAATTTTGGACAAAGATACGACTTCAGTGCCTGACCTTGTCGCAAGTATCTGCTTTGGATGGAAAATTTTTGGCTTTGGGGTACAAAACCTTGTCTTCCAAATACAACGGCTGGCATAATAGATTGAAAACCATAGCTGAAAAAACAAATCGCGATATGTTCCTTATAAAAGCCTTCCACTTAATACAATAATGGAGCCGTTATTATGTTTAATTCTATTGGAAATTCTTTAGATGTGCCTATTAAAATTTGTAATTTTGCAACGCATTTAAATGTAAATCCTTTCAAAACGGAAACTGCGATAAAGCCACACCGATGATGGCATTCCTTTCTTACGGGCCACTAAACTGTAGCCTTATGCATTCAATTTTAACTGAATAGATGAAGATACTAATTGCCGGGGCGGGCGAAGTAGGTTTCCATTTGGCGAAACTACTCTCTTATGAATCCCAGGATATTACATTAATAGACAATGACAAGGTGAGTTTGGCCTATGCCGACAGCCATCTAGACATTCGGGTGCTGCGCGGCGATGCCACTTCGATAGAGGTATTGCGTGATGCGCGGGTAGAATCTTCCGATTTGGTCATTGGGGTAACTTCCTCCGAAACTACCAATATAACGCTATGTTTGCTTGCCAAGCAATTGGGATGTAAACGTACCATAGCGCGAATCTCGAACACCGAGTTTATCGATAACAAAGAAATCTTGAAGTTCGACGAGCTGGGTATCGACGAACTAATTTCTCCCGAAGAGCTGGCCGCTATGGAAATACAGATGTTGTTGAACAAAAGTGCGTTCAACGATACTTATGAGTTTGAAGACGGCAAGTTGATTATGGTGGGGGTGTTACTGCCCTCCTCTGCACCTTTTGTCGGGAAAATGGTGAAAGAGGCCGCGAATATTTTTCCGGAGCTCCATTTTATGCCCATCGCTTTGCAGCGAATGGGTACACAGTTTACGGTTATTCCTCGTGGGGATACGGTCTTCAAGGAAGGCGATCAGGTGTATTTCATTACGGTAAAAGAAGGGGTTGACGAACTGTATAAGCTTACCGGAAAGAAGAAAGAAGAAATCAAGAATGTTATGATTCTCGGTGGAAGCAAAGTCGGTTTCAAGGCTGCGCGGGATTTATGTGCAAAAAAATTCAACGTCAAGCTTATCGAGAAGAATAAAGAAAAAGCTTTTGATTTGGCCGATGATCTTCCGAACGCCTTGGTCATCAATGCCGACGGTCGCAATGTTGAATTGCTGGAGGAGGAAAGCCTTGAATCTATGGATGCCTTTATTGCGGTGACCGGAAACTCGGAAACCAACATCATGTCATGCCTCGTGGCGAAGTCGAAACGCATTAAAAAGACCATTGCCTTGGTCGAGAATATGGACTATTTTCAATTGTCCCATTCCATAGGTATCGACACGCTGATCAATAAGAAATTATTGGCCGCGAACAATATTTTCAGGCACATCCGAAAGGGGGAAGTGGTGGCGTTAATGCGCATCAATAACCTCAATGCCGAAATACTTGAATTTGTAGTTAAATCCAACTCTAAGGTCACCGGTAAGGTGATCCGCGAAATGAATTTTCCCAAATCGGCTACTATCGGTGGCGTGGTGCGTAACGACGAAGGAATTATCGCCTTGGGTGGATTCCAAATTCAGGAAGGAGATAGGGTAGTGGTCTGCTGCCTCCCAGAAGTTATTCCTGTAATCGAACGATTATTCCTATAGATGCGTCTTAACTCCAGAATCATATTTCACATACTTGGGCTGCTCTTACTTTGTAATGGTGGCTTTATGTTGTTCGCCCTTTTAACGAGTGCCATTTATGGTGATGGTGCCACGCTAGGTATTGGGGTGGCCGCGCTGACCGCTATTTTTTTAGGCAGTAGTGCCATGTTTATTACCCGAAATCACAAAAAGGAGGTCAAACGGAAAGAAGGCTATATTATCGTGACTTTTGGCTGGCTTTGTCTCTCGATTTCGGGCATGCTGCCCTATGTATTTACAGATGCCATTCCAGATGTGACGAATGCCTTCTTCGAGACGATTTCCGGTTACACCACGACAGGGGCTTCGATTTTGGACGATATCGAGTCGCTGCCCGAAGGTATTCTCTTATGGCGTAGCCTCACGCATTGGATCGGAGGTATGGGTATTATCGTCCTGGCCATCGCCATATTGCCACTGCTGGGCATCGGGGGAATGCAGCTTTTCGCTGCCGAAGCTCCTGGCCCCAATGCCGATAAATTGCACCCTAGGATTACCGATACGGCCAAAAGACTTTGGTTGATTTATGTGGGTTATACGGTTGCCGAAACCGTCTTGCTGAAAGTAGCGGGGATGACATTTTTCGATGCGATCAACCATTCTTTGGCAACCTTGTCTACAGGTGGTTTTTCAACGAAGAATGCCAGTCTTGCCTACTGGAACGACCAACCACTAATTCAATATATCGTGATATTGTTCATGTTCTTAGCCGGTACCAATTTCGTGCTCAGCTATTTTGCATTCAAGGGGAAGGTGCAAAAGGTATTGATGGACGAAGAATTTAGGTTCTATGCGCTCTTTGTTGTGGCATTTAGCATAATGGTCGCTTTGGTAGTGTATTTCAAGGCGGATGTACCCGTTACGGAATATCACCCGATGCCGTATGGTGCCATGGAAAGTTCGATTCGGCACGGACTATTTCAAATCATTGCGGTGATTACCACCACTGGCTTCGTAACGGCCGATTTTACCGCGTGGACACCTTTTCTTACGATTTTCTTTTTCGGACTCATGTTCTTGGGCGGCTCGGCCGGTTCTACTTCTGGAGGCATAAAGGTTATGCGCCACCTGATTATCTTTAAGAACGCCATATTGGAATTTAAGAGAACCCTGCATACCAATGCTGTTATTCCGCTTCGATACAGCAATAAGACGGTGAAGGAAGATATCGTATATAATATCATCGGCTTTTTCGTGCTCTACATGCTGCTGTTTATAATCGGGGCTCTGGTGCTTGGAGCTTTAGGACTCGATTTTATGACCGCTGTGGGCGGTGCGGCATCGTCTTTGGGTAATGTAGGCCCAGCCTTTGGTAGCCTAAACCCGCTCAGTAACTTTAACGGACTGCCCGATTTTGGCAAATGGTGGTGTTGCTTCTTGATGCTTGCCGGGCGTTTGGAGCTGTTCACGGTACTGATTCTTTTAACGCCCTATTTTTGGAGACGAACCTAATAACGGTAAATTTTTGAGGGTGTGGTAATTTAGAGCCATTCCGATACATTCCTTTAATTCCATCTGTGGGACGTTGTCATTCAGACGAAATAGTATTGCTCGGTTCTTTTCATAAGAGAACGTATCGCCGAAGACTTCTTTAAAAGTAGACACCAACTTACTGGTACATTTGAAATACATGGCGTATTGCTCCGGGGTTTTGGTTTTCCAATCGATACGGATCGTGCTTCCCTTTTTGACCAAGCAACTGGGTTCGCCCCATTTTAGGGTTTCTTCTAGTTCGGAAATGTTTTCATCGGTTGTGGCCACTTCTACAATGAGGTTGCGCAAGGCCGTCAATTTGGTATGGATTACCGTTGGATAGGTCTCGAACTTCGATTTAACCTTAGGGTCGGTAAGTACTTTTAAATGCTTCATCGTAGTGATTTGGTGTCAAAAAGAACGGGAGTGTCCGTTCAAGCTATGCATGCAACCGGGATTTTATTCTTAATATGGGAAATATTTATTTCTCTTATTCAGAGTTGGGTTCTATTAAAAATAGCCAAAATGGCCATTTTAAAGCTAATAATCATCGTTCGCTAGGTTTGTAAAATAATGGATGGATTACATCCTTATATCCATATTTCTACCGTGCGAAAAGACTAAAAAATTCAGTGGCATCCTTGATGTCTTCCAGACCTAAAATCCAACAAACTTCGGATAAGTCGGAGAAGTCCAGCCCGCCGGCAGCGATAGCTTTGTTGTTGTAGCGTTCATCCTTACCGTTGTAGGTCTTCGATAGCGCTATCGCAAGCTCCCAAATAGCGTTCAATTGCGGATCTGTTACTGTAACGTTCCAAGGTATCGATTCCGCAGTGCGAAAACCGGGTGTGCCATTTTCGATTGCGTTTCCGTCCGATATTTTATTGTATTCGGTGTTCTCTTTTACGAATTGAAGGCTTTCTTCGGAAGTTGATTTTTCATTCCAATCGCTATGCTGCACCACGTGAATGCGTTGTGCAATGTTCAGTTCAGGTAGATCGGCTTGAATGGCTTTTATGAGTGCCGCGGTAAAATCCGATTGACCCGCCTCCGCGATCCAAATATTACCTTCTTCGGCAAGCGTTGCCTTTACCTTTGCCTTTACCTGGTTTACAGCGGCTTCTACATTTTCATGGGCATCGGTCCAATTGTCCCCGAATGCCAGTTGAAACAAATCGTTCGGGGGAACATAGAGTCCCTTCTGAACCCCATAGGTTCCGGCAACGGCATGATACTGTAGTTCCGAATACCTAGGGTCGGCAAGCAATGTAGCCAGGGCAGCGACGGTGTGAAGGTCGTCTACATCCGTTTTGCAATCAAATTGGGCTAGCAAAAGGTCTTTTTCGATATTGAATCGACCCTCGTCTAAAAACGTATGGGCTGCGTTCATTTGAAAAGAAAAGAAACTGGCAAGTGTGAAAAAAAGGAAAAAAGATTTTGGTTTCATAATGTATAGGATTGATTAGGATTGTAATGGTACCAAGGGTATATTTTTTGTGACGCTGGGCAGTATGGCTTTCATTTTAATTTATTGGTCCGACCTTTGTGAGCGCATTACTCACAAAAGCTGTTCGGATAAGTTTCGATAAGCATTTCAGTAACCAAGGTTTTAGGTCTATGAAAATATAACAATGTTCCGATTTATCGTTCGAATAGCCTTATAAATATATAACAAAACTAAATTGATTGGAATCTCATTGAAATGAATGAAAACAGCCGGGATTTTCAAGCTATGACCGGTACTTAAATACGGGAGGCGGTCAAACGGAACATCGCACGGGTCGAAGGCTCGCAGGGTAAGTACGCGAAGGGCATGCGCCCGCTATTTTTCATTTACATACTTCATGAGATAGTGCTATTAAAAGGGTTCATTTTCGGTCTTATACCTTATTTAAGGGCCGAAAGGGCCTTTCTAAATGAAGGATATCCGCCTCCGATATACTAATATCCCACTTGGAAATCGATGTGCAGAAGGGCTATTTTGGGATTGGGATATCAATTTTTAGGTCTGGTGTAACGGTTACCGATGTTGGCAACAGTTTTTTTCCGTTCTGCTACCTTTCTACTGTAAAATATTTATTTTTATAATTTTTCAATACTGTTTATCGTAACTCCAATAAAGCAATCATCCGCACAACCGTTTTCCACATAACCACAAGTCGAAATCATTCCATTGTTTTTCGTTTCGAAGTATATTTTAGCATTCTCCCTCTTCTTTAACCATTCTCTTTGGGCTTTATCATATATTTCGTCTAATGTCAGAGCATCAGCACCCACAAATTCGTGAGTTCCTATTTCCGCTTCATTTTCAGTCCATTCCAATTCTTCTTCCGTAACGTTTTCGGCTAAACCTTCGGTAACGGTATACTTGAAATGTCTACCAATCAGTTTTCCATTCGATACGGTTAAAGTCGTTTCCCACGAAAAGCCAACCCAAGACCCTCCGACAACTATATATTTGTAGGAATTATTGGTCGATTCTTTAAAATCCAACCAAGCTTTACGACTATCCTCGAAGTCGTTTTGATATTCTGAATCATCTTTTTCACAAGATGATGATAAGCCTGCAATTAGCAATAAAGCTATAAAATAGAATTTGCCTTTCATTTTCTTATGTATATCAGTTAATTGTATCATAGATGGATTTTTTCTATTTGGTTGCGTCCAAATTGTTGCCAACGCCGCGCTATCCTCCAAAGGCGGACTACACATAGCGCTGCGTTGTGGTGCGTTTTTTTTATACCGATAACGGTTTTACGCTGATCTGTCCTCCCACTGCTTTCAGCACTTTCATTATTGTCCCGAACTGTGGTTTGGCACCGTCCGACAATGCCTTGTAAAGGCTCGGTCGGCTCATTCCGGTCTCCTCGGCTATTTTGGTCATTCCGATCGCCTTAGCGATATGGCCGATGGCGACCACAAGGTCCGAGCTGTCGCCTTCTTCAAGTGTCGTGTTCAGGTATTCCGCTATCATTTCATTGCTGTCCAAATAGTCCGCTATGTCGAATTTTGTCGTTGTCATATCATTCGTCTTTGATTCCGTTCCAGATTTTCTTCGCTTTTTTGATGTCCTCTTTTTGGGTCGATTTGGTTCCTCCGATCAGAAGTATCACGATTTGGCTTTCCGTCTCCTTGAAATAGACCCTGTAGCCTTTCGCATAATTGATCCGCATTTCGTGGATTCCGTTACCGACAGATTTACAGTCGCCAAGGTGTCCGCTGTCCTCGAGTTTCTGTAATCGGAAAAGTATCTTGGCCTTCGCCCTTAGGTCCCTGATTTTTTAGAACCATCTGTCGAATTCGGTGGTCTTTTTTATAATGGCCATCTAAAGTGTATCCGTTCAGATACAAATTTAATTGATTTCAAGGAATTCCAAAAGAAAAGTTTCAATTAATCTGGTGGTCGATTTAAATGCACCACAACGCAGCGCTATCCTCCAAAGGCATACAAGTTGTGTAGCCTGTCTGCCGGCAGACAGGCCTGTCTGCCAGCAGGTATACCTACCAAACGGTAGGCAGGTCCGCGCAATATTATGGAAATATAGTGAAATCTTTTTTTGGATTTCGACGCCTGCCCGCCTCTGGAGGGGTATTGGGAATAAGATTGTGTGGTCCTTCCGAGCGCAGCGAACACATGAATACCTCATTGAAAATAAACAGGGCATGAACTAAATTACATACCCGCCTGCCAGCAATGTAGCCTTCCCTAAAAAGAAGAAGGCTACATTAAATATTGAGTAAATGACAAATTAAGATAAACAGACTTACTGCTAAAAATAAAATATTTAGAGTGATATTTTTTTTATCAGACTTCTTAATCATATTGCTGATTATTAGAATTATAAAGAAAAGCGAATATGCAAAAGAAATTTTTGGTGAGTATTTATAATAAAAATTATAACAATCATTGGTAAATAAACAAATTAACATTGCTACTATATAGATAGCGAAAGATATTTTTATGATGACTATTGTTTTTTTCATAAACCATAAATTAAAACTGTAATTTGAGTAAACTGGTTGGACTTTTCTGTCTGGTTTTTTTAAATGTGTGGCACCGCAGCGCTATCCTCCAAAGGCGGACAAGTTGTGTAGCCTGCCTGTATCCTATGGTTAAAACAAATATTCTTCATAAATTTTTTCTATCATGAGATGAATTTCATGGTATCGACATACGGTGTGCCGCGCCTTACCACTGCGAACGCCCTGGCCAGTACCTTGTTCCTTATGATGTTCATTGTGGACATTTTGTCCTTTCCCTCACCGATCCTTTTTTCATAGTATCTTTTCATTTCGTGGCTGTACTGTACGGCGGTACATGCGCACATGTTCAACAGCACCTTTCCTTCCTTGTTGGCCATCCTGTTGACCTTCGTCCTTCCCTTGAGACTGGTCCCGGAGGTATTGGGGAAGGGTGCGATCCCGACGTAGGAGGCGAACTTCCTCCAGCTTGCGAACCACTTGAACCCATTGGTGTACACGATAAGGAACCTTGCCGTGACCTTTCCGATGCCCTTGACGGTGAGCAATAGGGTGAACATCCCATTGAGCTTCGGGTCCCGTGCGATAAGCCCGTCGATATCGCTCTCCAACGCCGCAATCTCTTTGTCCAGGCAGTCGATGATGGCCTTTTGACAGCTGTACAGGCGTTGGTGCGGGTCTCCGCCCAATACCCTTCGCTGCTCACCCAGGTTCGCGATATGGCCCGCCCGTTGGGCGACCAGTTTCCTGCGCAGGGACATGAGCCTTTTCATGTCCGCCAGTTTCGCATCCGGTCTTTGGCGCGGTACGAATTCCTCCCTAGTGCGCCATCCGTAAAGGGCTATCCGCTTTGCGTCCGCCCTGTCGTCCTTTCCCCTGGCAATGCCAAGGGAGCGTTTGATCTCCAGGCCGGGAACGATACGGTAGGGCAGCCTCGCCGTATCGAGGAACTCTTCGAGCGTGTCGCTATAGAGCCCCGTGTGCTCGAATACGAAAAGAAGGCCGTCCATGGCCGGGCCAAGGTTCTCATTTGCCCATACGCACATTTCCTTGATGCCATCCACGGTATTGGTGAACCTTTCCGCAACGCCTTTTAAGTGGATGTGGGCGTCCAATGTTAATTTACTCACGTCGATACCGATAATTTCCTTGATTTCCATAATTTTACCATGTTTGAAAATGGTCGCTTAAACTAAGACCTTTAAAAGTCGAGGCTGAAATCCTATATGGTTCTGGGCGACCGGTTAGAAGAACGGGGACTGATACAGGCAATAGGTCGTCAACCTTGGCCGACAGAAAGTTCACCCCGTTCTTTTTTTATGTTTCAATAAAGTTATGAACATTTATAGGAGTTATGAGTCTCCCCCGGACCCCCTCTTTTCAACACGATCATCATAATAGATTTTATCTATAAGGCAAATCTAAAGGCCGGTAGGCAGGCCTGTCTGCCAGCAGGTATACCTACCAAACGGTAGGCAGGTCCGCGCAATATTATGGAAATATAGTGAAATCCTTTTCGGATTTCGACGCGTGACCGTCTCAGGACAGGATCACATTTTATAGCAAGTGACCGGGTCTATTATAGCTTATGATCATACAGATGCTGGTGAACCCGATAACGGAGTATCACATATAGGAGTGGGGGCAAGTTATATGAAAAGAAAAAAAGGTGGTTTAAGGCAAAAAGAAAATATTGACTAACTTTAAAGAACTGGACTAAGGCCTTTCATAGGAGGTTGTGTTGGGTGTAGTTTTTATTCCAGGATTTTATTTTCCAAGTCCATCCGTTCGTGCAATATTCTGGTTACTTCAATCTCATTTTTAGCGGTTTGCCTATAAAATATGATATGTCTGTTAGTTCTTAATCCGAACAAATTTTCCGTAATCCCGTTATAGTTTTTGCCCAAATTCGGATTTTTTGCGATTCTTTTACAATTCGCTAATAACATATCATAATAAGTGTCCGCTTGTTTTTCCGACCACTCTTCAAAAGTATAATTCCATATATGAGCTAAATCTTCAACTGCCTTTTTAGTCAAATTGTATTTAGCCATTCGAACGCTTATTAGCTTTTAGAGATTCCAAATGCTTTTTTGGGTCGAAATCATGGGCAATTCCGCTTTCTATTCCTTCTTGAATAGCGCTGCGTAGTGCTCTGACCTTGTTTTCCTCTTCCTCTAAAAGCCTTAGTCCAGCACGAACTACTTCGCTGACGTTCTTAAACCTTCCTTCCGAAATTCGATTATGGATAAATTGGTCGAAATAATTCCCGAGTGATATTGAAGTGTTTTTACTCATTTTAGTATGATTTTACTCAAATATACCAAAAATTGGTAAAAATGGCAAATTTTGCAAATTACACCGAAGGCAGCGCTATCCTCCAAAGGCGAACAAGTTGTGTAGCCTGTCTGCCGGCAGGCAGTTAGAGTTTGATATGTCTTGCCTCCGATGAGCACAGCGAGAGGAAGGCACACGGTCCGTCGTGGCGTTGTGGGCAGGAATACCTAACGCCTACGCCCTTATGTGATCTGTCCCCGACCCTTCGGGGCTGCGATGATGTAGCATTTCCCTCTTGCATCCGACGAACCTTTTTTGGTGAGAGGAATGCACTCGGGAATCGAGGTACGAGATGTAGCCTATAGGGTCGCCACAGGCGAATGCTACATCATCGGATCGGCTAAGCGTAGTGCGGGGGCAAGGAAACTTTTCGTTTCCGTCTGCGCACGAAGCTAAAGCTTTTGGTTTAGTTTTATTTTTTCTTGTCCAAAGCTAAATCGATAAGATTTAGCGACAT
Protein-coding regions in this window:
- a CDS encoding TrmH family RNA methyltransferase; amino-acid sequence: MVVKNQIKFIKSLQQKKYRNQNGMFVVEGIKSVREFLNSDYKVEKVYVTKPDIFNMDAPEMELVSAGELAQMSGLHSPNSVLGVFHIPIPKKLDVNDWILVLDDVRDPGNLGTIIRLCDWFGIEHLVCSEHTVDCYNPKVLQATMGSITRVNLGYTDLTRFLSTIDLPIFGTFMNGASVYTKKIPTAGILIMGNEANGISATVEKLVNHKISIPQPASRAGMHENQNTESLNVATATAIFLNEIRRE
- a CDS encoding porin family protein translates to MRNTIFVLLGLLFWMPNAQAQFNEDPVLNIENKDKRFLNYGYFLGFNQYDFKFDYENNTGRDILVDKSIGFNVGLIGEMRINEFIDLRIEPGLFYNPRTLFFPGFTGAEATDQNIRREVKSTYINFPLLVKVSTKRFGNFKPFLLAGPSVSLNLGSNEDNLDDNSSGTFRMKKWNYNYEIGFGIDFYLEYFKFSPSIRGVFTINDEIIPDNDPNSPWTGNINALRTRGLFVNFTFE
- the ubiE gene encoding bifunctional demethylmenaquinone methyltransferase/2-methoxy-6-polyprenyl-1,4-benzoquinol methylase UbiE; its protein translation is MAEKVTPYGASEGGKKEQVTKMFDNISRNYDGLNRVISFGIDIKWRNRVVNILKKKQPKSILDIATGTGDLAINLTRTGAKRIVGLDISPGMLEVGKQKVSEKKLNATIEMVVGDSENLAYEDNSFDAVTVAFGVRNFETLEKGLAEIYRVLSKSGTLVILETSVPTKTPYRQGYRLHSKYILPLVGRLFSKDRSAYTYLSESAAVFPHGEEFNNILRKIGFIEVDDKPQTFGVASIYVATK
- the trkA gene encoding Trk system potassium transporter TrkA, which codes for MKILIAGAGEVGFHLAKLLSYESQDITLIDNDKVSLAYADSHLDIRVLRGDATSIEVLRDARVESSDLVIGVTSSETTNITLCLLAKQLGCKRTIARISNTEFIDNKEILKFDELGIDELISPEELAAMEIQMLLNKSAFNDTYEFEDGKLIMVGVLLPSSAPFVGKMVKEAANIFPELHFMPIALQRMGTQFTVIPRGDTVFKEGDQVYFITVKEGVDELYKLTGKKKEEIKNVMILGGSKVGFKAARDLCAKKFNVKLIEKNKEKAFDLADDLPNALVINADGRNVELLEEESLESMDAFIAVTGNSETNIMSCLVAKSKRIKKTIALVENMDYFQLSHSIGIDTLINKKLLAANNIFRHIRKGEVVALMRINNLNAEILEFVVKSNSKVTGKVIREMNFPKSATIGGVVRNDEGIIALGGFQIQEGDRVVVCCLPEVIPVIERLFL
- a CDS encoding TrkH family potassium uptake protein; protein product: MRLNSRIIFHILGLLLLCNGGFMLFALLTSAIYGDGATLGIGVAALTAIFLGSSAMFITRNHKKEVKRKEGYIIVTFGWLCLSISGMLPYVFTDAIPDVTNAFFETISGYTTTGASILDDIESLPEGILLWRSLTHWIGGMGIIVLAIAILPLLGIGGMQLFAAEAPGPNADKLHPRITDTAKRLWLIYVGYTVAETVLLKVAGMTFFDAINHSLATLSTGGFSTKNASLAYWNDQPLIQYIVILFMFLAGTNFVLSYFAFKGKVQKVLMDEEFRFYALFVVAFSIMVALVVYFKADVPVTEYHPMPYGAMESSIRHGLFQIIAVITTTGFVTADFTAWTPFLTIFFFGLMFLGGSAGSTSGGIKVMRHLIIFKNAILEFKRTLHTNAVIPLRYSNKTVKEDIVYNIIGFFVLYMLLFIIGALVLGALGLDFMTAVGGAASSLGNVGPAFGSLNPLSNFNGLPDFGKWWCCFLMLAGRLELFTVLILLTPYFWRRT
- a CDS encoding DUF1801 domain-containing protein encodes the protein MKHLKVLTDPKVKSKFETYPTVIHTKLTALRNLIVEVATTDENISELEETLKWGEPSCLVKKGSTIRIDWKTKTPEQYAMYFKCTSKLVSTFKEVFGDTFSYEKNRAILFRLNDNVPQMELKECIGMALNYHTLKNLPLLGSSPKIGR
- a CDS encoding addiction module antidote protein, translated to MTTTKFDIADYLDSNEMIAEYLNTTLEEGDSSDLVVAIGHIAKAIGMTKIAEETGMSRPSLYKALSDGAKPQFGTIMKVLKAVGGQISVKPLSV